CCGAAGCCCATGAGTGCGGCACCGACGAGATGCGTGGCGGTATCCTCGGCAGAGCGGAAGCCTTCGATGCGAAAGCGTCCACAGAGCAGGGAGTTCACGGCCGATCCCACGACGATGCCGAAGACGACGGCAATCGCGAAGGTCACGGTGCGCGATGCGTCCGTCCACAGCATGAAGAGTTCGAGCGTGTAGGCGAAGGGGGCCACGTTGGTGACGGACTCGGGGCGATTGGAATTGGTCCCGAAGTGCGTCATCTCGAGCGTGTCGGGATTCTCGCCGTAGCCGACGTGACCCGTCAGATACCAGCCCGCCACGATCGCGAGGCCGACCGCCACTCCGCCCAGCAGGTGCTCGATGCTTCGGCCCTCGCGGCGCGCCAGCGCCAGGATGACGAGACCGCCACCGAGCAGAGCGGTAACGAGGATCTGCAGGGCACGTCGACTCGCGCCGAGCGCGCCGCTCAGCACCGTCGGCAGATCCTGCCCGCCACGCACGTGAATCGCGACGCGATCGAGCGTCTCGATGCGCACGACCGCGAGCACGCCGCGCAAGGTCATGTAGGCGACGATGCCCAGGACGAGGAAGACCACGACCGACTTCAGGTTGCCGTTGCCGATGCGGATGAGCGTCTTCGTCCCGCACCCGGACGCGAGTGTCATGCCGGCGCCAAAGAAAAGGCCGCCGATGACGTACGCCAGCCACGCGAAGGTGGGCGTGCGGTAGATGCTCTTGTCGAGGTCGATAAGCCCGGACAACTCGAGACCGTTGGCGCCGACGACGGCGACCCCGATGGCGAGCAGCCACATGCGCATGCGGCCCCAGTCGTTCATGGTGACGATGTCGGACACTGCACCCAGCGTGCAGAACTGCGTCCGGTCGCCGACGAAACCGATCACGAGGCCGATCGCGAATCCGCCCCAGGCGACGATCAGTGCAGCATTCGCGGACATCGATGGGCGCCCCGGGAAACGCTATGTGGCGAAGCTGCAGTCCCTCGACGAACCTGCACGCTCAGTCAGGCGACATAGCGCGTCGGGTCCGGCAGTCGCGCTGCCTCGAAACCGGCACGGCGCAGGCGGCAGGCATCGCAGCGCCCGCACGCCAACCCCTCCGGACTGGCCTGATAGCAGGAGACCGTCGCGCCGAAGTCCACGCCCAGGTCCATGCCGCGACGCACGATCTCGGCCTTCGTGAGGTACACGAGCGGACGGTGCAGCGTGAATGAACGCCCCTCGACTGCGGCCCGGGTGGCGAGATTCGCCATCACTTCGTAAGCATGAAGATACTCCGGCCGGCAATCCGGATAGCCCGAGTAGTCGACGGCGTTCGCGCCGATGAAGAGGTCCGCCGCGCCGAGCACCTCCGCCCACGCGAGCCCCAGCGACAAGAGGATCGTGTTGCGGGCCGGCACGTAGGTGACCGGGATGCCATCCGCAGGATCCTCCGGAACGGCAATGTCGGAATCGGTCAGGGCGGAGCCGCCGATCGCGGCGAGATCGACTCTAAGCACCTTGTGCGCGACGGCACCGAGCGAGCGCGCCACCGTCTCCGCCGCGTGCAGCTCCGCGCGGTGACGCTGCCCGTAGTCCACCGAAAGACAGTGGCATGCGAAGCCTTCGGCTCGCGCAATGGCCAGTGTCACCGCGGAATCGAGGCCACCGGACAGCAGAACGACAGCAGCCGCGTCAGCCATGCCGGGTCATTGCCTGCGCTGCCGTGATCAGCGGCTCGGCAGACCGCGCACGCGCCAGCCCTGCGCGCGCAGAAAGTCCAGCGTGGGCTTGACCGAATGCTCGACCAGACGCTGACGTACCGGGTTGGTCCGTGCCAGTTGCTGCCACGTGCGCGGACGCTCGAACCCCGCCGCCGCGTAGACCACCGACGGCGGATAGAAGAGATGGCGCGCGAGGGCGCCCACGAAACGGGAGAGCAACGGCGCCTGCAACGCCCGCTGCCAGCCGGACAGCCGTTGCGACACCTCCTCGCAGTTCGCGCGCGCAAGTGCGATGTGCCGCGTCTCGTCCATGACCTGAAGGGTGGCGAGATGATAGACGACGGCACAGACGGGAACGCTGTCCGACATCTGACGCACCGCGCGGTTGAGCCTGTCGGGAAGCTCTTCGCCGACGACGGCAAGCGCCCAGAACAGCGCAGAGTCGACGCCGACCCGCCGCGTGCATGCGGCCAGAAAGCGCGGGCGGTGGCGATGGGCGTCCGCGATGTGCAGTCCGCTGCGCTCGGACAACTCGACGAACATGAGGCTGTGCCCAGCCTTCTCGCGGATCTCGTGCAGGTAACGGCTCTGCAGCGCCGGTCCGGATCCATCGAGCGCGGCGCACATCTGCCGCATGAAAAGGGACTTGAGCCAGAATCCGGTCTCCTGCAGGTGCAGATACTCGCACTGAGAAAGGCGTCGCTGCAGTGACGGCGACAGTCCCTCGAATTCCTCCACTCCGGCAAGCGAAAGCGCGTGCGGCGGCAGCCACCAGCGTTCGAGGTCGAGGCCGTCCCACTTCAGCCGCGCGAGCGGATCGCGATAGGGCGAACTGGCGTCGTTGAGGAGGCGAAGGAGGCCAGGCTGCATGATCAGGGGACGGAGCGCGAGGCTGCAATATACCGCTATATTCCGCCGGTGATAAGGCGGACGCTGCACACCTCGCGCGCGCGTTTCAGCGCCCTGGAACTGCACCCCAGAGAATCTTGTGCAGCTGAATCTGAAAGCGGACCGGCAGGCGGTCGCGCAGAATCCATTCGGCCAGCTGCGTGGGTGCGAGCCCCGGAGACACGGGCGACAGGAGCACTGGGCACAATCGATCGAGTTCGCGCTCGACGAGTTGCTGTTTCACCCATTCGTAGTCGGCCTCGCTGCAGATGACGAACTTGATCTCGTCGGTGCTGCGAAGATGGTCGAGGTTGGCCCAGCGGTTCCTGGCGACCTCGCCCGATCCGGGCGCTTTGAGGTCGAGAATCCTGGCGACTCTTGCATCGACCTCACCGATGTCGAGCGCTCCGCTGGTCTCCAGGGAAACCGAGCAGCCCGCATCGCAGAGCAGACGGAGCAGCGGCAGACAGTTCTTCTGGGCGAGCGGCTCGCCCCCGGTCACCGTGACGTAACGCGCACCGTATCCCGCAACGGTAGCGAGCACGTCGCCGAGTGTGCGTGTTTCGCCGCCGTGGAAGGCGTACGCCGTATCGCAGTAGCCGCAGCGCAGAGGGCAGCCGGTGAGGCGGACGAACACCGTCGGCAAGCCGACCCGGCTCGTCTCTCCCTGCAGTGAGTGGAAGATCTCGGTGATGCGCAGCATAGCATCGAGCAGCCGCGCATCGGCGAGCGGAGCAGCAACAGCGGGCAGATGATCGCCCATGTCGGCCCCGCCCTGGCGCGAACCTACTTCAGGCTGACGAGGCGCTTGCGCGCCTTCTCGGCGGCATCGCTCGTCGGGTACTTGCCGACCAGCTGCTCGAGCTGCTTGCGTGCCGCGGCCGCGTCACCCAATTCCACTTGTGCACTCGCCAGATTCAGCAGCGCATCCGGCACCGACGAGCTCTCCGGATACTGGGCGAGCAGCTTCTGCTGACTCGCCGCGGCGAGCTTGTAGTCCTTCAGGTTGAAGTACGAGTCGCCGATCCAGTACTGCGCGCGCGGCGCAAGACTGCTCGTCGGGTACTTCGAAAGGAAGTTCTGGAAGGCGACGATGGCGCCGGTGAAGTTGCCGGACCGGCGGATCGTCTGCGCCGCCTCGTACGCATTGGTTTCCGCGGCATCCGGCGGTGCACCGGAGAGGGCGACCCGCTGCGGCGGCGGCTCGGTCGCTGCCGCCACCGGACCCGTGCCGGGCGCGGCGCCGGCACCCTCTTCCATGCGCCGCAACCGGGTATCCAGGTCCACGTACATGTCCTTCTGGCGCTTGGCCGCGTTGTCCAGCCCGTTGGACGAGACTTCCAGTTGACCCCGCAGCTTCGAGAGCTCGATGGTCATCTGCTCGTTCTGATTGAGTAGCGTGAGCAGGGACGCCTCCAGTTTGGCAATGCGCTCCTCCAGCGCCTTGCGGCCGGCCGACAGATCGTCGATCTGCTGCTGCTGCCTGGATATGGCGTCCCTCGCCTCCTTGTCGTCGAAAAGACCCGCCTGCGCGGGCACCGCGACAAACCATGCGGCGCCCAGGGCGAGCCAGAAGAACCGGCGCATCATTCCCCCTGATACACGATATCCGTGCGGCGATTGCGCGCCCAGCAGTCTTCGGTGGCGTCCGTGCAGTTCGGCTTCTCTTCACCGAAGCTCACCGCTTCGATCTGGATTTCCTGCACACCGAGCACCAGCATCGCCTTCTTCACCGCTTCGGCGCGCTTTTGGCCGAGGGCCAGGTTGTACTCGCGGCTGCCACGCTCGTCGGCGTTGCCCTGCAGGGTCACGCGCGCGTCCTTGG
This portion of the Betaproteobacteria bacterium genome encodes:
- the queC gene encoding 7-cyano-7-deazaguanine synthase QueC, which gives rise to MADAAAVVLLSGGLDSAVTLAIARAEGFACHCLSVDYGQRHRAELHAAETVARSLGAVAHKVLRVDLAAIGGSALTDSDIAVPEDPADGIPVTYVPARNTILLSLGLAWAEVLGAADLFIGANAVDYSGYPDCRPEYLHAYEVMANLATRAAVEGRSFTLHRPLVYLTKAEIVRRGMDLGVDFGATVSCYQASPEGLACGRCDACRLRRAGFEAARLPDPTRYVA
- a CDS encoding diiron oxygenase, which codes for MQPGLLRLLNDASSPYRDPLARLKWDGLDLERWWLPPHALSLAGVEEFEGLSPSLQRRLSQCEYLHLQETGFWLKSLFMRQMCAALDGSGPALQSRYLHEIREKAGHSLMFVELSERSGLHIADAHRHRPRFLAACTRRVGVDSALFWALAVVGEELPDRLNRAVRQMSDSVPVCAVVYHLATLQVMDETRHIALARANCEEVSQRLSGWQRALQAPLLSRFVGALARHLFYPPSVVYAAAGFERPRTWQQLARTNPVRQRLVEHSVKPTLDFLRAQGWRVRGLPSR
- the queE gene encoding 7-carboxy-7-deazaguanine synthase QueE, whose translation is MLRITEIFHSLQGETSRVGLPTVFVRLTGCPLRCGYCDTAYAFHGGETRTLGDVLATVAGYGARYVTVTGGEPLAQKNCLPLLRLLCDAGCSVSLETSGALDIGEVDARVARILDLKAPGSGEVARNRWANLDHLRSTDEIKFVICSEADYEWVKQQLVERELDRLCPVLLSPVSPGLAPTQLAEWILRDRLPVRFQIQLHKILWGAVPGR
- a CDS encoding YeeE/YedE family protein; translation: MSANAALIVAWGGFAIGLVIGFVGDRTQFCTLGAVSDIVTMNDWGRMRMWLLAIGVAVVGANGLELSGLIDLDKSIYRTPTFAWLAYVIGGLFFGAGMTLASGCGTKTLIRIGNGNLKSVVVFLVLGIVAYMTLRGVLAVVRIETLDRVAIHVRGGQDLPTVLSGALGASRRALQILVTALLGGGLVILALARREGRSIEHLLGGVAVGLAIVAGWYLTGHVGYGENPDTLEMTHFGTNSNRPESVTNVAPFAYTLELFMLWTDASRTVTFAIAVVFGIVVGSAVNSLLCGRFRIEGFRSAEDTATHLVGAALMGFG
- the ybgF gene encoding tol-pal system protein YbgF produces the protein MMRRFFWLALGAAWFVAVPAQAGLFDDKEARDAISRQQQQIDDLSAGRKALEERIAKLEASLLTLLNQNEQMTIELSKLRGQLEVSSNGLDNAAKRQKDMYVDLDTRLRRMEEGAGAAPGTGPVAAATEPPPQRVALSGAPPDAAETNAYEAAQTIRRSGNFTGAIVAFQNFLSKYPTSSLAPRAQYWIGDSYFNLKDYKLAAASQQKLLAQYPESSSVPDALLNLASAQVELGDAAAARKQLEQLVGKYPTSDAAEKARKRLVSLK